One window of the Corynebacterium glutamicum ATCC 13032 genome contains the following:
- a CDS encoding TlpA family protein disulfide reductase, with protein MTSSAKWSIVGVVAILAVIVALIPQLVGGESAEEAQGETSTSKITTRPDCVASGAAGVDLPCLGGANGVGNELATVVNLWAWWCEPCRAELPIFDEFATTHPELNVIGVHADQNAANGAALLEDLGVNLASYQDDSNLFAGTLGLPGVVPITIVVSPDGNVVDTFPQPFETIDDLETAVAGALQNA; from the coding sequence ATGACAAGCAGTGCAAAGTGGTCCATCGTTGGAGTTGTCGCCATCCTGGCTGTGATCGTTGCGTTAATCCCGCAGCTTGTGGGTGGAGAAAGCGCAGAGGAAGCGCAGGGGGAGACGTCGACAAGCAAAATTACGACGCGTCCTGACTGCGTGGCCTCTGGCGCGGCGGGTGTGGATCTGCCCTGCTTGGGCGGCGCCAACGGCGTCGGCAACGAGCTGGCCACCGTGGTGAATCTGTGGGCGTGGTGGTGCGAACCGTGCCGCGCGGAGCTGCCGATTTTTGATGAATTCGCCACCACCCACCCCGAACTCAACGTCATTGGCGTGCATGCAGACCAAAACGCAGCCAACGGCGCCGCACTCCTTGAGGATCTGGGCGTGAATCTTGCAAGCTACCAAGACGATTCCAACCTGTTCGCAGGCACCCTTGGGCTGCCGGGCGTCGTGCCGATCACCATCGTGGTTTCTCCAGACGGCAATGTAGTGGACACCTTCCCGCAGCCTTTCGAAACCATCGATGACCTCGAAACCGCTGTGGCAGGGGCGCTGCAGAATGCGTAA